In Phragmites australis chromosome 16, lpPhrAust1.1, whole genome shotgun sequence, one DNA window encodes the following:
- the LOC133895969 gene encoding uncharacterized protein LOC133895969, whose amino-acid sequence MSFRRFLYLVADDYVDRSYSLRRIDMSRLFFRPSTVGDQPSPTPLDSSGGAGAADPSATEDGGRLPDPTMILSTPDMMHARGSIHFMPFKNKGSGEHCKVFTMDHTGRALMCDPGLPPAFRHLPSLASGKAAPFSLTVGDSLYIMDAFPKPPGPKRHSFEVLTYDEKCNFKESYWHTLHPPPYVYDLRDSSQYVESYALVAGSNMVISNKAVAETYCFDTVKSTWRKAGDWALPFTRLAEYDPDHKLWFGISSYDDGYRFCGANLIDASGEMRPPVVHGFWKEYVEPPPEWSLAWSYAVPLGSSKFCIIRLFEVVTIHVCSKSRTDELQAVLTGVEVQSCGEELRVVKHKSERYKLDITVDYRVL is encoded by the coding sequence ATGAGTTTCCGGCGGTTCCTGTACCTTGTGGCGGACGATTACGTCGACCGCAGCTACTCCCTGCGCCGCATCGACATGTCGCGCTTGTTCTTCCGTCCATCGACGGTGGGGGACCAGCCTTCACCAACGCCGCTCGACAGCAGCGGCGGAGCAGGAGCTGCTGATCCGTCGGCGACAGAGGATGGTGGTCGCCTGCCAGACCCCACCATGATTTTGAGCACTCCAGACATGATGCATGCGCGCGGTAGCATTCACttcatgcccttcaagaacaagGGCAGCGGGGAGCACTGCAAGGTGTTCACCATGGACCACACGGGCCGCGCCCTCATGTGCGACCCTGGCCTGCCCCCCGCCTTCCGCCACCTGCCCAGCCTGGCCAGTGGCAAGGCCGCACCCTTCTCTCTCACCGTCGGCGACAGCCTCTACATCATGGACGCGTTCCCCAAGCCGCCCGGCCCCAAGCGGCACAGCTTCGAGGTTCTCACCTACGATGAAAAATGCAACTTCAAGGAATCGTACTGGCACACTCTCCACCCGCCTCCCTATGTGTACGATCTCCGCGACTCTTCCCAGTATGTCGAGTCCTACGCGCTGGTCGCCGGCTCAAACATGGTCATATCCAACAAGGCCGTTGCAGAAACCTACTGCTTCGACACAGTGAAGAGCACGTGGAGAAAAGCCGGCGACTGGGCGTTGCCGTTCACCCGCCTCGCTGAGTACGACCCCGATCACAAGCTCTGGTTTGGGATCTCGTCTTATGACGACGGCTACCGCTTCTGCGGGGCCAACCTGATCGACGCCTCGGGAGAGATGAGGCCTCCCGTGGTGCACGGCTTCTGGAAGGAGTACGTCGAGCCTCCGCCGGAGTGGAGCCTTGCATGGTCCTACGCTGTGCCCCTGGGCTCCTCCAAGTTCTGCATCATCAGGTTGTTTGAGGTTGTTACCATCCACGTCTGCTCCAAGTCTAGGACGGATGAGCTCCAAGCGGTGCTCACCGGCGTGGAGGTGCAGAGTTGCGGCGAAGAGCTCCGTGTGGTCAAGCACAAGTCCGAACGTTACAAGCTCGACATCACAGTCGACTACCGGGTACTCTAA